A region of the Mycobacterium sp. NBC_00419 genome:
GCGACAGCAAGAAGGCTAAAGCCATACTCGATCAGGCCGAAGCCTTGCGGGTCCGCCAGTTCCTTGTCGCGATTGTTCGATACTCCGTCAAACTTCATAAGCCAGTAGGTAAAGCCTTCGCCAGCCTTGACTTGGCCAGAGCGGAACTCGCCGGTCTTCTCATTCCACGCGAGGATCGCTTTTGCGCGCGCGCCGCCCGCGGATGTTCCGACCCGGAGGATATCTTCGAGCGCCTCGCGGTCGTCATCGTCGCCCTTGAGTACGCCCGCAAGTTTCCCACGGTTATTGAGGACATCGTCAGCCAGCTGGGTCAGCGCTTCTATCTCAAGGCGGTGCGACTTCTTAGCACCCGGAAGTACAACAGCCGGGTTGAATTCCAGCGCACCCATACCGCGCGTTCCGATGTAGCAGAGGCGTTCGACCGGATTGAACTCCCCAGCCCGCCGCCCCTGCCCTGCGACCCACGCGTCGATCACGGCGTTGCCGAACCTGTCCGGCAACGAGTCAGCCAGCATGCCCGGCAAGCCTTTGAATGCGTCGCGCGGTAAGGCAGGGAATTCAAATGGATCGGGACCAAGCGGCATCATGATTGGCGCCAACTGAATTCCGCTGCTCACGAAGTCTGGCATGTACTGAAATACGCCGACGCCACGGTCGGGGAGCCAGCTGACGGCGCCGATGTCGCTGCCCCACAGCCGGACCGTTGCGTCCGTCATTCTTCGTCCTCTTCACCCCAGGCCCAGTCCGTAGCCCTTGGGACAGTATGACGTTCACGCGCGCGTCGCCGCTCGTGCCCTTCGTGCTTGACCCGCTCGATCGGTCGCACATCTGGATTCGGGAGCGTGCTCGACAGCCGGTCACCCAGATCAAGTGCGACCAAGACACGAATCAACGTATCGAGAGACGTGTTTTCGCCGGCCTCCAGCCGCTTGACGCTCCGCACAGAGGCCCCAGCCTCTTTTGCCAGGGCAGCCTGCGTAAAATTTCGGCCGAGTCGGATCCGGGCTATGCGGGCACCCAGATCTCTTAGTTCGCCTTCGATCGAGTCGACCGACTGCCTCTCATTAGGGGCCATATCTGTCCCTTTAAAGCGGTTATTAAGCTTAAAGGGCATTATATGGCCCCTTAACCGGTTCGTCAACACTGAATTGTAGGTGTGGCAACGAGCACCATAGGCAGCACTCCCTATCATTAGGGGCCATATCTGTCCCCTTAAGGCGGTCACCAGTGCTTAAGGGGCCTTAAATGGCCCCTTAACCGGTTTGTCAACACTGGATCGTAAGTGCGACAACGAGCACCATAGACGACGCCACGCGAACGCCATCGGGTAGCCGAGCCCCGACATCGCCCCAGCGGGGGCGACTACTCATCGCCCCGCCGACGCTTACGCATCCTCATGACCGCTCGGCGCCGGCGGCGCGCGAATCATGACCACAGTGGTCAACGCGCTAGGCAGCGGCGGACGCCACAGGGCTCCAGACACCAACCCACCCAGCAGACTTCACTACCGCCAAATGCCGATAGAAATGCCTTTGGCCCTTGACCACTGCACGCCAACCTGCGCCCAGGCACGCCACGGCTCTAACCGACTGAGCTACCGCCCCCGGTGCGGCAACTATGGTCGCATGCCGACCGTGGTCTGTGCGACTACGTCGTGATCAACCCAGCGCGCTGCCGTCAGCGTCGATGATGCCCTCCACCTTGCCGGCCAGCGCAGAGAGCTGGGCCAGCTCGTCTTCGGTGTAGTCCCGGGCGGTGTTGTCGAGCACGCAGACCGTCCCCACCACGGCACCCGTCCCGTCATGCACCGGCAGCCCCAGGTAGTTGTGCAGACCGAACTCGACCTCGTCCTCGTTGCCGGCGAAGGTGGCGTCTTCACGGGAGTCGCGGACGAACAGCGCGCTGTCGTGGTCGACCACCCGCTCGCAGTACAGCGGCACCCCCGACGCGTCATCGAGGGCCTTCTTGCCCGCCGCGCCGACGGTGTAGTGCTGGGTTGCCTCGCCTGCGGTGGCAGCGACCACCATCGAGTCCGGCTCGGAGCGCATCACCAGCACCGACTTGACCCCCAGCAGTGCCGCGATCTTCTCGAGTTCCCCGGCCAGGGGCGCAAGCCCCGCGGTGGTGTCCGTCTGGTGAGGCTGCGCGCTAGACATACCGACCATTGTCCCGCCGCCGCCACCGGCCGGCCATCGTTTCACTCACCCCGAATGCGGATGTAACGATGAGACCCGTGCCGCACACGTCCGCCGCCTTCGCCTCCGACAACGCCGCCGGGGCCCATCCCGCGGCCATGGCGGCGCTGGTGGCCGCCAACCACGGCTCCGTCGTCTCCTACGGCGCCGACGCGATCACCCGGCGCGCCGCCGACCGGATCAAAGACGCGTTCGACGCACCGGATGCCGACGTGCTGTTCGCGTTCACCGGAACCGGCGCCAACATCATCGCGCTCGCCTCCGCGGTGCGCCCCTGGCACGAGATCCTGTGCAGCGACATCGCACACTCGCTGCTCGACGAAGCCGGTGGCCCGGTCCGCATTTCCGGCGCGAGCCTGGCGCCGCTGCCCAGTGACGACGGCCTCATCGATCCAGCCGAACTGGATCGGCGCATCACCCGCCGCGGCGCGGTACATCACTCCCAGCCGCGGATCGTCACCATCACCCAGTCCACCGAGAACGGCCGCGTCTGGCAGCCCGATGCCCTCGCGGCATTCGTCGACCACGCCCACGATCTCGACCTGCTGGTCCACGTCGACGGTTCACGAATCGCCAACGCCATTGCCGCCCTTGATATCACCCCGGCACAGGCGATCGGCGACGCGGACATCGTCACCGTCGGCGGCACCAAGAGCGGCATGTTGTTCGGCGACGCGATTCTGGTGCGCCGCCCCGAGCATTTCGCCGGTATCGAGTTCGTCCAGAAGCAGATCGGCCACCTGGCAAGCAAGCATCGTTACGTCTCAGCCCAATTCGATGCGATGCTGGCAGACGGCGATTGGCTGCGCTCAGCCGCGCATGCCAACGCTCTGGCGGCCCGGCTCTCAGCCGGAATGGCCGAGCTCGGATTGCGCCTGAGCTCTCCCACCGACGCCAACGAGGTCTTCGTCGACCTCGACGCCGAGGCTCTGGGCGCCGTCCGGGAACACTTCGTCGTGCATGTGCCCGACCCCCACACACCGGCCGTACGGTTCGTCTGCTCCTGGGCGAGCACCGAGGACGACGTCCACGCCGTCCTGGACATCCTCAGGCGAACTGTGTCTGACCGTCGGCGTCGATGAGATAGCGCTCGGTGCCCTGCTCGACTCGGGGAGCGTCGGCGGCCAGGGCGACGGCGATCTTGTTGCTCGCGTTGCGCATGACATCGAGGGTGAGCTCGCGGGCCTGCTCGTCGGAGAAATGCTTGCGCACCCCTGCCGCCACCGCGGGACTGATCCGGGCCGGCGACCAGATCAGGGCGTCGGCGTAGCGCAGGGCCGCCTTGTGCGCGTCACTGAGGAGTTCGGAGGATTCGTAGTGCTCGATGTCCTCGTACAGGCTTTCCGACCCGCCGGCGTCCAGCGCGTTGCCTTCGCGCAGCGACTTGCACAGCCGGCAGTTGTGCTGGACGGCCCCCCGCAGCCGCACCACCTCGGAGGTCACCGGGTCCAGCGCCCGCAGCCTGGCAATTCCGGGTAGCAACCGGTTGAACACCACGTCGGTGGCGTCGACGTCGGCGTCCCAGACCGGCTGCTCGGGCAGCCACGGCACCGCAAGGCCCAGGACCTCCAGTGCGTTGCGGACCCGCGGCAGGAAGTCGGCGACGAACATCTGCGTCGCCACCGCGAACGTCGCGGCCCCCAGCGCACCGGTCAGCGCCGCGCGCTGCGCGTCGGACACTGTCGAGACGTCCACGCTGAACTGCTCGGCGAACTCGGCCACCACCGTCTCGGTGTCCGACTCCGGCTGGGTGACGACGGCTTCGGAGGGCAGCGGTGTGAGTTGCAGCGCCGTCGCGCACGTCGACCGGATCAACCCCACCAGCCGCTGCTGGCCGGCCGGGGACTGCACGACGAGGGAGTTCAGTTCGGCATCGAGATCATCGACCATGCCTGGATTATTGCGCCTGGCTCACCGATGACATGTGGAAGTCCGGGATTCGCAGGGTCGGCATCACCGCGCGGGTGGCCCAGTCACCCCATTCCCGGGGCAGGGTCGCCTCGGGAACACCGGCCTGGCTCGCCCGCCGCAGCAAGTCCAGCGGGCTCTCGTTGAACCGGAAGTTGTTGACCGCCGCGGTGACCTCGCCGTCCTCGATCAGGTACACGCCGTCGCGGGTGAGTCCGGTCAGCAGCAGCGTGGTCGGATCGACGGTACGGATGTACCACAACGTGGTCAGCAGCAGCCCACGCTCGGTGGCGGCCACCATATCGGCCAGATCAGCCGTACCGCCGGTCATCAGCAGGTTGTCGGCGGGCACCGCCGGCTCCACACCGAACTCGCCGGCCGCGGCCCGCGGATACGCCAGCGCGTTGACGGCGCCGTCCCGAATCCAGTCGACGCGGCCGATGTCGATTCCGTTGTCGAACACCGAGATTCGCTCCGAGCTGCTGGTGGCGGCGACGAAGGGTGCACACTCCTGACCGGGTGCGAAGGGATCCGAGTACATCGTCAGCGGCAGGTCGGTGAGCTTCTCCCCCACCCGCGTTCCACCGCCGGGTGCCGACAGCGCGGTGCGGCCCTCCTGAGCGCCACGGCCGTCCATCGACCAGCCGAGGTAGATCATCATGTCGGCGACCGTCGAGGGTGGCATCAGCGTCTCGTATCGCCCGGCGGGCAGGTCCACGGTGCGCGCCGCCCAGCCCAGTCGCATCGCCAGGTCATCGAGCAGAGCGTCGGTCGAGACATCGGCGAACCACGGCGTGCTGACCCCGGCCCACGCGCTGGCGCGAGCGCGCTTGGCATTGACCTCCACCGTCCCGGTGGGCTGGGTGAAGCGCCTGCGCACCCCGGTGGAGGTGGCCAGGAACGTCGTCTCGACCAGGTGGTGGGCGTAGCCGTAGAGCCGATCGGAGCCGGCGAACCCGCGCGTCAACGACTCGGCGACATCGGCGAACACCTCGGCCCCGGTCTCGGGCACCGCATGGCTCCAGTCGTCCGGGTTCCCGGCTCCCGACAGCAGTGCCGCGCTGTCGCGGGCGTCGGGCGCCGCATGTGCGGCCTGCTCGGCGGCGGCCACCAGGGCGCCGATCGAGGCGGGGTCGACGTCGCTGGTGCGGATGGATCCGGTGTGCGAGGTATTGCCTTTACGCACAATGGAAATCACCGTGGTGGATCGGGTGGTCGACACACCGTTGGTGGTCATCGAGTTCCCGGCCCAGCGCAACGAGGCCTCGGCCCGATCGGTGACGATGACGATGGTCTCGTCGACCGTCGCGGCGGCCAGGGCCAGTTCGACGACCTGCTGTGCGGGGATCATGCGCGGCCCGATTCTTCACGCGTGTTGAGTACGTTCACCCCGCGGAACAAGGCCGACGGGCAGCCGTGGCTGACGGCGGCGACCTGCCCGGGCTGGGCCTTACCGCAGTTGAACGCCCCGCCCAGTCGCCAGGTCGACGGTCCACCGACGGCTTCCATTGAGTTCCAGAAGTCCGTCGTGGTGGCCTGATAGGCCACATCGCGCAACTGCCCGTCCAGTTTGCCGTCCCGGATCCGGAAGAACCGCTGTCCGGTGAACTGGAAGTTGTAGCGCTGCATATCGATCGACCACGACTTGTCACCGACGATGTAGATGCCGTCGCGCACCCGGCTGATCAGGTCAGCGGTGGACAGATCTTCGGTTCCCGGTTGCAGCGAGACGTTGGCCATCCGCTGGATCGGCACGTGGTGCGGGGAATCGGCGTACGAGCACCCGTTGGAGCGGGCCTGTCCCAGTCGGGGGGCGAACACCCGGTCGAGCTGGTAGCCGACGAAGACGCCGTCACGCACCAGATCCCAGCTCTGGGCGGCTACCCCTTCGTCGTCGTATCCGATTGTCGCCAAACCGTATTCGACGGTGCGGTCGGCGGTCACGTTCATCAGCGGCGAGCCGTAGCGCATGGTGTTCAGTTTGTCGGGGGTGGCGAACGAGGTACCGGCATAGGCGGCTTCGTAGCCGATGGCGCGGTCATATTCGGTGGCGTGCCCGATCGACTCGTGGATGGTCAGCCACAGGTTGGTGGGGTCGATCACCAGGTCGGTGGGTCCGGCGATCACGCTGGGCGCCTTGGTCTTCTCGGCCAGCAGGGTGGGCAGCTCGGCCAGCTCGGAGGTCCAATCCCAGATCTCGTCACCGGCCACCGCCTCCCAGCCCCGCGCGGTGGGTGGGGCCAAGGTGCGCATCGACTCGAAGCTGCCCGCGGCGGCGTCGACGGCCACCGCCTCCAGCATCGGCATCACCCGCACCCGCTGCTGGGTGATGCTCGAACCAAACGTGTCGGCGTAGAACACCTGCTCTTTGACGGTGTTCACCATCGCCGAGACGTGGTCGACACCGACCCCACCTGTTTTGCTAGCCAGCAGCCGCCCGGAGTACTCCCCCAGCACGGCGATCTTGTCGGCGGTCGAAATGGTGAACGGGTCGACCGCGTAGGTCGACACCCAGGTGGCGTCGGAGTAGACCGGCTCGGCGGCCAACTCGATGCGTTCGGCATTGAGGGCGGCCAGGGTGGTGGCCACCGCGACCGCGCGGCGTGCCGTCACGGCCGCGACTTCGGGTGCCAGCTCGGCATGCGAGGCGAACCCCCAGGTGCCGTCGACGATCACCCGCACCGCCAGGCCGATCTCGCGGTCGGTGACCGCGGTCTCCAGTTCACCGTCGCGCAGCTGCACCACCTCGTTGGTGATCGCGTGAATTCGCAGGTCGGCGTAGCTGGCCCCGGCATCGCGGGCTGCGGTCAGCGCGGCATCGGCCAGCTGGTGGCGCGGCAGGGCGACGAAGTCGGCGTCGACATCACGGAAACTCACCGCTACACCGTAACGGGCGAGCTCGCTCACGGGCTTTAATGACTGACGTGACCATCCGTCGTCAGCGTTCGGGCCTGCTGGGCTACGCACTGCTGGCACCCAGCCTGTTCGGGGTGGTCTGCTTCCTGCTGCTGCCGATGTTGGTGGTGGTCTGGCTCAGCGTGCACCGCTGGGATCTGCTCGGCCCGATCCGCTTTGTGGGACTGGACAATTGGCGTTCGGTGCTGACCGACCCGGGTTTCGGCAACTCGCTGCTGGTGACCCTGGCCTTCATCGCGATCGTGGTTCCGGCTCAGATCGTCCTCGGGTTGGTGGCCGCCTCGCTGCTGGCGCGTGAACTGCCTGGCAGCGGAATGTTCCGCACCCTCTATGTGCTGCCGTGGGTGTGCTCGCCGCTGGCGGTGGCGGTGCTGTGGCATTGGATCCTGGCACCGACCGACGGTGCGGTGAGCACGCTGCTGGGCCGGCCCGTCGAGTGGCTGACCGACCCCGGCTTGGCATTACCGGTGGTCTGCGCGGTGACGGTGTGGACCAACGTCGGCTACGTGACGCTGTTCTTCCTGGCCGGCATCCTGGCCATCCCGCCGCAGATCCAGGCCGCCGCACGCCTGGACGGCGCGACCAACTGGCAGCGGTTCTGGCACGTGACGCTGCCGATGCTGCGACCGACGCTGTTCTTCGTCTCGGTCACCGGCATCGTGAGCGCGGCGCAGGTGTTCGACACCGTCTACGCCCTCACCGGCGGCGGCCCGGCCGGGCGCACCGACCTGGTGGCCCACCGTATCTACGCCGAGGCGTTCGGCGCGGCGGCGATCGGGCGGGCCGCGGTCATGGCCCTGGTGTTGTTCGTGATCCTGGTCGGCGCGACCGTCGTCCAGCACCTCTATTTCCGCCGACGGGTCAGCTATGACGTTACGTAACGCGCTGATCTACCTCGGGCTGCTGGCGGGGGCGGTGATCACTTTGGCGCCGTTCGGGCTGGGCCTGCTGACGTCGTTCACCTCCGCGCAGCAGTTCGCCACCGGTACGCCACTGTCACTGCCGCGCCCACCGACGCTGGCCAACTACGGCGCCCTCGGCGACGCCGGTTTCGGCCGGGCGCTGGCCGTCACCGCGCTGATGACGGCGATCATCACGCTGGCCCAGCTGACGTTCTCGGTGCTGGCCGGTTTCGCGTTCGCACGGCTGGAGTTCACCGGTCGCGATGCGCTGTTCTGGGTGTACATCGCCACTCTCATGGTGCCGGCGACGGTCACGGTCGTCCCGCTGTATCTGATGATGGCCGAACTCGGTCTGCGCAATACGTTCTGGGCGTTGGTGCTGCCGTTCGTGTTCGGCTCGCCGTACGCGATCTTCCTGCTGCGGGAGCACTTTCGGGCCATCCCGGGTGATCTCATCAACGCCGCACGGCTCGACGGCGCGAACACCCTCGACGTGATCGTCCACGTGGTGCTGCCGGCGAGCAAGCCGATCCTGGCGACGCTGACCCTGATCACCGTTGTGAGTCAATGGAATTCGTTCATGTGGCCGCTGGTGATCACCAGCGGCGGCACGTGGCGGGTGCTGACGGTGGCCACCGCGGGCCTGCAGTCGCAGTACAACGCGCAGTGGACTCTGGTGATGGCCGCCACGACGGTCGCGATCGTTCCACTGCTGGTGCTGTTCCTGGCATTCCAGCGGCACATCGTGCGCTCGATCGTGGTGACGGGGCTCAAGTGAGCCGGCCCCGCGTATCGACGCTCATGCTGGCGGCGCTGCTGGCCGTGATGCTGCTGCTCGTGGCCGGGGTGTTGGCGCTGGGCCGCACCGGCGCGCCCAGCGGCAAGACCGTGATCACGGTTCGGCTGTGGGACACTCAGGTCGCCGCCGCCTACCGCGACTCGTTCGCCGAATTCAGCCGCACCCACCCCGATATCGAGGTCCGCACCAACGTCGTCGCCTATGCCGGGTACTTCGACACCCTGCGCACCGACGTCGCAGGCGGCGGCGCCGACGACATCTTCTGGATCAACAACGCCTACTTCGCCGAATACGCCGACAACAACCGCCTGCTGGCCGTTGAACCCAGCCCGGACTGGGACCGCTCGGTGGTCGCCCAGTTCACCCGCAACGGCGTGCTCTGGGGGGTGCCGCAGCTCACCGATGCCGGTATCGCGCTGTACTACAACGCCGACCTGCTGGCCGCCGACGGCGTCGACCCCGCCGACCTGGACACCCTGCGCTGGGATCCCGAACCGGCCGCCGACACGCTGCGGCCGCTGCTCAAGCGCCTCACCCACGGCCGCCAGTGGGCCTACAACGCGGCCAACGACCTGCAGGGCATCTACCTCAACTACATCGGCTCGGCGGGTGGAGTGTTCGCCGCCGACGACCGGTTCGCCTTCGACAATCCGCAGGCCGCCGAGGCGTTGCGCTACGTCGTCGACCTGATCAACACCGACCGGGTGTCCCCACCCGCCGCCGACACCAACGGCAACGGCGACTTCTCCCGCAACCAGTTCCTGTCCGGGCGGATGGCACTGTTCCAATCCGGCACCTACAACCTGGCTGAGATCGCCGAGCAGGCCAGGTTCCGGTGGGGCGTCGCCATGCTTCCGATCGGGCCGGTAGGACGGGTCAGTGTCACCAACGGCATTGCCGCTGCGGGCAATCCGGCCAGCCGCCACCCCGACGCGGTCCGTGAGGTGCTGGCCTGGCTGGGCAGCAGCCGGGGCAACGAGTTCCTCGGCCGGCGCGGCGCGGCGATCCCCGCGGTGTTGCCGGCCCAGCAGGCGTACTTCGACTACTGGTCGGCCAAGGGAGTCGAGGTGGCTCCATTCTTCCGGGTGCTCGACGGACCCCGGATCGCCGCACCCGGCGGGGCGGGATTCGCCGCCGGCTACCAGGCGATTAGGCCGTATTTCGACGAGATGTTCCTGGGCCGGGCCTCGGTCGCTGACACCCTGGCGACCGCCCAGCGCGCAGCCAACGACGCGGCCGCCCGTTAGCCCAGAACGACCAGTTCAATCCCGATCGACAGCACGCACACCGCGGCCGTGGTCGCCAACACCACCCAGTCGGCCCGTCGCGGTCCCGACGGCGCCGCCGCAATCTGGCCGGTGCCGCCGCGGGCGGTGATCGCATCGCCCATCTCGTCGGCGCGGCGCAGTGTCACGGTGATACCCGCGGCCAGTAGGTCGACGATCTCGATGGACCAGCGGCGGCGGCGTGCCCGTCGGCCGGTCAGGACGGGGCTGGGCCGAAGCCGTCGCGCGGCATACATCATCCGGAACTCGTCGAGCAGCATGGGAAAAGCCCGCAGCGCCAACGACAATGCCACCGCCCAGTCGTCGACCGGGATCCGGAGCACCTTGAACGGACGGCCCAGTTTGGCCACCGCGGGCGCGACGTCGGCGACATTCGTCGTCCACGACACCAAACCGGCCAGTCCGATCAGCAGGAAGGAGACCGCGGTGAGCCGCAGGAAATTCAGCAGCCCGTGCAGACCGATCACGATCGGGCCGATGTGGATCTCGGGACTGCCGCCGGCCAGGGCCGCGGTGAAACCACCGAGGAAGATCAACAGCCACAACCACTTCGGGATCGACGGAACCACACCCCAGGTCACACGGGACAGCCAGAGTGCGACGGCGACGAGGACGGTGACAAACGCGATCGGCACCCAGCCCGGGTAGAACGCGAGCAGCGCCGACAGGGCAAGCACCACCACGATCTTGGTGCCCGCCCACAGCTCGTGGATGGTCGAGGTTCCCGGCGTTGGACGTAGCAGGACGACGGGGCGGCGCTGACGGTTTGTCATGCCATCCCTCCCGCGGCCGTGGGAGCCGCAGCAAGCACCCCGTCGTCGAGATGCAGGGTCTGCGGGCAGAGCTCTTCGAGCCCGACGAAATCGTGGGAGATCACCACGACGGTCAGCCCGGTGTTGTGACGCAGGTCGGTCAGCAGCCGCAGCAGCCCGCGCTGGGCGGCGGCGTCCAGACCGGCCAGCGGCTCGTCGAGGATCAGGGCCTGCGGCGAGCGGGCCAGCAGCCCGGCCAGCACCACCCGACGCATCTGGCCGCCGGACAGCTGGTCGATGCGGCGGCGCGCCAGCGAGGCGTCGAGGCCGACGTTGGCAAGGGCCGAGGCCACCCGGGCCTTGTCGTCGGGTGAAAAGCCTGCTGCCGACGCGACTTCCAGATCAACACGGGCGCGCATCAATTGCAGACGGGCCGCCTGGAAGGCGATCGCCACCTCGCCCACATGCTCACCGGCCGGCCGGCCGCGCACCAGGCAGGTACCAGAGGTCGGGGCGACGAGCCCGGCCATGATCCAGGCCAGCGTCGACTTGCCCGAACCGTTACCGCCGTGGATGAGTAGGCCCTCGCCTTCACGGACGGTGAAGCTCACGTCGCGCAGCGCGGACTTGGCCCACGGTGTGCCGCTGGCGTATTCGTGAGAGACGTTGTCCAGCTGCAACACCGGTGCGCCGCCGCGCGGTGCGTGCACACTCGCGGTGGTGGTCGGCGCGTCGGCGCTGTCGACCGTCTCGGCGTTGTCCAGTGACTCGCTGAGATTGACGATCCGGTC
Encoded here:
- a CDS encoding metallopeptidase TldD-related protein: MIPAQQVVELALAAATVDETIVIVTDRAEASLRWAGNSMTTNGVSTTRSTTVISIVRKGNTSHTGSIRTSDVDPASIGALVAAAEQAAHAAPDARDSAALLSGAGNPDDWSHAVPETGAEVFADVAESLTRGFAGSDRLYGYAHHLVETTFLATSTGVRRRFTQPTGTVEVNAKRARASAWAGVSTPWFADVSTDALLDDLAMRLGWAARTVDLPAGRYETLMPPSTVADMMIYLGWSMDGRGAQEGRTALSAPGGGTRVGEKLTDLPLTMYSDPFAPGQECAPFVAATSSSERISVFDNGIDIGRVDWIRDGAVNALAYPRAAAGEFGVEPAVPADNLLMTGGTADLADMVAATERGLLLTTLWYIRTVDPTTLLLTGLTRDGVYLIEDGEVTAAVNNFRFNESPLDLLRRASQAGVPEATLPREWGDWATRAVMPTLRIPDFHMSSVSQAQ
- a CDS encoding TldD/PmbA family protein, with translation MSFRDVDADFVALPRHQLADAALTAARDAGASYADLRIHAITNEVVQLRDGELETAVTDREIGLAVRVIVDGTWGFASHAELAPEVAAVTARRAVAVATTLAALNAERIELAAEPVYSDATWVSTYAVDPFTISTADKIAVLGEYSGRLLASKTGGVGVDHVSAMVNTVKEQVFYADTFGSSITQQRVRVMPMLEAVAVDAAAGSFESMRTLAPPTARGWEAVAGDEIWDWTSELAELPTLLAEKTKAPSVIAGPTDLVIDPTNLWLTIHESIGHATEYDRAIGYEAAYAGTSFATPDKLNTMRYGSPLMNVTADRTVEYGLATIGYDDEGVAAQSWDLVRDGVFVGYQLDRVFAPRLGQARSNGCSYADSPHHVPIQRMANVSLQPGTEDLSTADLISRVRDGIYIVGDKSWSIDMQRYNFQFTGQRFFRIRDGKLDGQLRDVAYQATTTDFWNSMEAVGGPSTWRLGGAFNCGKAQPGQVAAVSHGCPSALFRGVNVLNTREESGRA
- a CDS encoding ABC transporter substrate-binding protein, which encodes MSRPRVSTLMLAALLAVMLLLVAGVLALGRTGAPSGKTVITVRLWDTQVAAAYRDSFAEFSRTHPDIEVRTNVVAYAGYFDTLRTDVAGGGADDIFWINNAYFAEYADNNRLLAVEPSPDWDRSVVAQFTRNGVLWGVPQLTDAGIALYYNADLLAADGVDPADLDTLRWDPEPAADTLRPLLKRLTHGRQWAYNAANDLQGIYLNYIGSAGGVFAADDRFAFDNPQAAEALRYVVDLINTDRVSPPAADTNGNGDFSRNQFLSGRMALFQSGTYNLAEIAEQARFRWGVAMLPIGPVGRVSVTNGIAAAGNPASRHPDAVREVLAWLGSSRGNEFLGRRGAAIPAVLPAQQAYFDYWSAKGVEVAPFFRVLDGPRIAAPGGAGFAAGYQAIRPYFDEMFLGRASVADTLATAQRAANDAAAR
- a CDS encoding type II toxin-antitoxin system HipA family toxin, with protein sequence MTDATVRLWGSDIGAVSWLPDRGVGVFQYMPDFVSSGIQLAPIMMPLGPDPFEFPALPRDAFKGLPGMLADSLPDRFGNAVIDAWVAGQGRRAGEFNPVERLCYIGTRGMGALEFNPAVVLPGAKKSHRLEIEALTQLADDVLNNRGKLAGVLKGDDDDREALEDILRVGTSAGGARAKAILAWNEKTGEFRSGQVKAGEGFTYWLMKFDGVSNNRDKELADPQGFGLIEYGFSLLAVAAGIDMSDCRIHREGGRSHFMTRRFDRSAGGQKLHMQSLAALRHYDFNAAGAYSYEQAIETIRILGLPAYDVEQQFRRAVLNILIRNQDDHVKNIAFLMNRKGDWRLSPAFDVVYAYNPDGSWTHQHQMSLNGKRDRFELSDLLEFGVFCGLKRPKAEDIIRDMHVHVENWMSYADEAGVAESEAAKIYRAMRRQIVLPI
- a CDS encoding carbohydrate ABC transporter permease, encoding MTDVTIRRQRSGLLGYALLAPSLFGVVCFLLLPMLVVVWLSVHRWDLLGPIRFVGLDNWRSVLTDPGFGNSLLVTLAFIAIVVPAQIVLGLVAASLLARELPGSGMFRTLYVLPWVCSPLAVAVLWHWILAPTDGAVSTLLGRPVEWLTDPGLALPVVCAVTVWTNVGYVTLFFLAGILAIPPQIQAAARLDGATNWQRFWHVTLPMLRPTLFFVSVTGIVSAAQVFDTVYALTGGGPAGRTDLVAHRIYAEAFGAAAIGRAAVMALVLFVILVGATVVQHLYFRRRVSYDVT
- a CDS encoding energy-coupling factor transporter transmembrane component T family protein, with amino-acid sequence MTNRQRRPVVLLRPTPGTSTIHELWAGTKIVVVLALSALLAFYPGWVPIAFVTVLVAVALWLSRVTWGVVPSIPKWLWLLIFLGGFTAALAGGSPEIHIGPIVIGLHGLLNFLRLTAVSFLLIGLAGLVSWTTNVADVAPAVAKLGRPFKVLRIPVDDWAVALSLALRAFPMLLDEFRMMYAARRLRPSPVLTGRRARRRRWSIEIVDLLAAGITVTLRRADEMGDAITARGGTGQIAAAPSGPRRADWVVLATTAAVCVLSIGIELVVLG
- a CDS encoding carbohydrate ABC transporter permease, which gives rise to MTLRNALIYLGLLAGAVITLAPFGLGLLTSFTSAQQFATGTPLSLPRPPTLANYGALGDAGFGRALAVTALMTAIITLAQLTFSVLAGFAFARLEFTGRDALFWVYIATLMVPATVTVVPLYLMMAELGLRNTFWALVLPFVFGSPYAIFLLREHFRAIPGDLINAARLDGANTLDVIVHVVLPASKPILATLTLITVVSQWNSFMWPLVITSGGTWRVLTVATAGLQSQYNAQWTLVMAATTVAIVPLLVLFLAFQRHIVRSIVVTGLK
- a CDS encoding helix-turn-helix domain-containing protein, translating into MIGSAAYGARCHTYNSVLTNRLRGHIMPFKLNNRFKGTDMAPNERQSVDSIEGELRDLGARIARIRLGRNFTQAALAKEAGASVRSVKRLEAGENTSLDTLIRVLVALDLGDRLSSTLPNPDVRPIERVKHEGHERRRARERHTVPRATDWAWGEEDEE
- a CDS encoding GAF domain-containing protein, which codes for MSSAQPHQTDTTAGLAPLAGELEKIAALLGVKSVLVMRSEPDSMVVAATAGEATQHYTVGAAGKKALDDASGVPLYCERVVDHDSALFVRDSREDATFAGNEDEVEFGLHNYLGLPVHDGTGAVVGTVCVLDNTARDYTEDELAQLSALAGKVEGIIDADGSALG
- a CDS encoding threonine aldolase family protein; its protein translation is MRPVPHTSAAFASDNAAGAHPAAMAALVAANHGSVVSYGADAITRRAADRIKDAFDAPDADVLFAFTGTGANIIALASAVRPWHEILCSDIAHSLLDEAGGPVRISGASLAPLPSDDGLIDPAELDRRITRRGAVHHSQPRIVTITQSTENGRVWQPDALAAFVDHAHDLDLLVHVDGSRIANAIAALDITPAQAIGDADIVTVGGTKSGMLFGDAILVRRPEHFAGIEFVQKQIGHLASKHRYVSAQFDAMLADGDWLRSAAHANALAARLSAGMAELGLRLSSPTDANEVFVDLDAEALGAVREHFVVHVPDPHTPAVRFVCSWASTEDDVHAVLDILRRTVSDRRRR
- a CDS encoding carboxymuconolactone decarboxylase family protein, which produces MVDDLDAELNSLVVQSPAGQQRLVGLIRSTCATALQLTPLPSEAVVTQPESDTETVVAEFAEQFSVDVSTVSDAQRAALTGALGAATFAVATQMFVADFLPRVRNALEVLGLAVPWLPEQPVWDADVDATDVVFNRLLPGIARLRALDPVTSEVVRLRGAVQHNCRLCKSLREGNALDAGGSESLYEDIEHYESSELLSDAHKAALRYADALIWSPARISPAVAAGVRKHFSDEQARELTLDVMRNASNKIAVALAADAPRVEQGTERYLIDADGQTQFA